A genomic stretch from Capricornis sumatraensis isolate serow.1 chromosome 4, serow.2, whole genome shotgun sequence includes:
- the NPTXR gene encoding neuronal pentraxin receptor, with protein sequence MHLSSNAAPAHTSSVTLDSDLTPVGLICTGNVSTSPAWRKAPRKLADGLVGSGRGPESRGGGGAGVAQESRRPATRSPPSARRRRRAEATGAAPAPRRIPGGAPARRPARNGPPPSPPRAAGAQNGGSSGRGHSSGSGSGSSCARAPLGPARPGPAPRPRRRACRGPSGTPAARLTLKFLAVLLAAGMLAFLGAVICIIASVPLAASPARALPGGADNASAAAASPGPQRSLSALHGAGGSAGPPALPGAPAASAHPLPPVPLFSRFLCTPLAAACPSGAEPGDAAPGEREELLLLQSTAEQLRQTALQQEARIRADQDTIRELTGKLGRCESGLPRGLQEAGPRRDTMADGPWDSPALILELEGAVRALRDRIDRIEQELPARVNFSAAPAPAPVVPTALHSKMDELEGQLLAKVLALEKERVALGHSNQQQRQEVEKELDALQDRVAELEHGSSAYSPPDAFKISIPIRNNYMYARVRKALPELYAFTVCMWLRSRSGSTSQGTPFSYSVPGQANEIVLLEAGHDPMELLINDKVAQLPLSLKDNGWHHICIAWTTRDGLWSAYQDGELRGSGENLAAWHPIKPHGILILGQEQDTLGGRFDATQAFVGDIAQFNLWDHALTPAQVLGIANCTGPLLGNILPWEDKLVEAFGGATKTAFDVCKGRAKA encoded by the exons ATGCACCTGAGCTCAAATGCTGCTCCAGCGCATACTAGCAGCGTGACCTTGGACAGCGACCTGACCCCTGTGGGTCTCATTTGTACTGGGAACGTGTCCACG AGCCCGGCGTGGAGAAAAGCTCCCCGCAAGCTAGCAGACGGGCTGGTGGGCTCGGGGAGGGGGCCAGAGAgccgtggtgggggtggggcgggggtcgCCCAGGAGTCCCGCCGCCCGGCCACGAGGTCGCCGCCCTCTGCGAGGCGACGGCGGCGGGCTGAGGCTACCggcgccgcccccgcccctcgcCGCATCCCGGGCGGCGCCCCAGCTCGGCGCCCGGCACGGAACGG CCCGCCGCCTTCTCCTCCTCGCGCCGCCGGGGCTCAGAACGGCGGCAGCAGCGGCCGCGGCCACAgctccggctccggctccggctccTCCTGCGCCCGGGCCCCGCTCGGCCCTGCGCGCCCGGGCCCCGCGCCCCGACCCCGCCGCCGCGCCTGCCGGGGGCCCTCGGGCACCCCCGCCGCCCGCCTCACGCTGAAGTTCCTGGCCGTGCTGCTGGCCGCGGGCATGCTGGCGTTCCTCGGTGCCGTCATCTGCATCATCGCCAGCGTGCCCCTGGCGGCCAGCCCCGCGCGGGCGCTGCCCGGCGGCGCCGACAACGCCTCGGCCGCCGCCGCGTCCCCGGGCCCGCAGCGCAGCCTGAGCGCGCTGCACGGCGCGGGCGGCTCAGCCGGGCCCCCCGCGCTGCCCGGGGCGCCGGCGGCCAGCGCGCACCCGCTGCCGCCCGTACCCCTCTTCAGCCGCTTCCTGTGCACGCCGCTGGCGGCCGCCTGCCCGTCGGGGGCCGAGCCAGGGGACGCGGCGCCGGGCGAGCgcgaggagctgctgctgctgcagagcACGGCGGAGCAGCTGCGCCAGACGGCGCTGCAGCAGGAGGCGCGCATCCGCGCGGACCAGGACACCATCCGCGAGCTCACCGGCAAGCTGGGCCGCTGCGAGAGCGGCCTGCCGCGCGGTCTCCAGGAAGCCGGGCCCCGCCGCGACACCATGGCCGACGGGCCCTGGGACTCGCCCGCGCTCATCCTCGAGCTAGAGGGTGCGGTGCGCGCCCTCCGGGACCGCATCGACCGCATCGAG CAGGAGCTTCCAGCCCGAGTGAACTTCTCAGCCGCCCCAGCCCCTGCGCCTGTGGTGCCCACTGCCCTGCACTCCAAGATGGACGAGCTGGAGGGGCAGTTGCTGGCCAAGGTGCTGGCGCTGGAGAAAGAACGTGTAGCCCTTGGTCACAGCAACCAGCAGCAGCGGCAGGAGGTGGAGAAGGAGCTGGACGCCCTGCAGGACCGTGTAGCCGAACTGGAGCACG GGTCCTCAGCCTACAGCCCCCCAGATGCCTTCAAGATCAGCATTCCCATCCGAAACAACTACATGTACGCCCGCGTGCGGAAGGCGCTGCCCGAGCTCTACGCCTTCACCGTCTGCATGTGGCTGCGCTCCAGGTCCGGCAGCACTAGCCAGGGCACCCCCTTCTCCTACTCGGTGCCCGGACAGGCCAACGAGATTGTGCTGCTGGAGGCAGGCCACGACCCCATGGAGCTACTGATCAATGACAag GTGGCCCAGCTGCCCCTGAGCCTGAAGGACAATGGCTGGCACCACATCTGCATCGCCTGGACCACAAGGGATGGCCTGTGGTCTGCCTACCAGGATGGGGAGCTGCGGGGCTCTGGTGAGAACCTGGCCGCCTGGCACCCCATCAAGCCTCATGGGATCCTTATCCTGGGCCAGGAGCAG GATACCCTAGGCGGCCGCTTTGATGCCACCCAGGCCTTCGTGGGTGACATTGCCCAGTTTAACCTCTGGGACCACGCCCTGACACCAGCCCAGGTCCTGGGCATTGCCAACTGTACGGGGCCACTGCTGGGCAACATCCTCCCATGGGAGGACAAGCTAGTGGAGGCCTTTGGGGGTGCAACGAAGACTGCCTTTGATGTCTGCAAGGGCAGGGCCAAGGCATGA